The Rhodothermus marinus DSM 4252 DNA segment GCTCTCTGCCCCTGCCGCCCCAGACGCCGGGGGGTCCGCTGACGCGCGACCCATTCCCACGGGCGCACGGCTACGTACCGCCGCCGGGCTTCGAGGAGCCTCCGGCCGAAGACGAGGAAGTCTCCGAGCATTGAGTAAGCGACGACCATGAGCACGGCGCCAAGCCTTGTAGGACCCGACCGTCACGGCCTGTTCAACTTCTGGCCCCGCCACAACGAGGCCATCTATCGCCGGCTGGAAACCAAGCACGCTTGGCTGGAAGAACGGCATCGTCCGCCGGGCGGCGACGGGGAGCCCGATCCGCTCGAACACGAGATGATCCTCAACATCGGGCCCCAGCATCCGGCCACGCACGGCGTGCTCCGGTGCATCGTCAAGCTCGACGGCGAGGTCATGGAAAAGTGCGTGCTCGACCTGGGCTACCTGCACCGGGGCCTGGAAAAGGTGGCCGAGCACAAAACCTACCAGGAGTTCATGCCCTACACCGACCGCATGGACTACCTGTCGCCCTACTCCAACAACGTGGCCTGGTGCCTTGCCGTCGAGAAAGTGGCCGGTATCGAGGTGCCCGAGCGGGCCCAGTGGATTCGCATGATCATGTGCGAGCTGGCCCGCATCTCCAGCCACCTGCTCTGGCTGGGCGTGGGTCTGATGGATGCCGGCGCCGTGTCGGTCTTCCTCTGGGCCTTCAAATACCGTGAGGAGATCTACAGCATCTTCGACGAAGTGTGCGGGGCCCGCTTCACCGTCTCGCACAGCCGCATCGGCGGCGTGGCCTCGGACCTGTCGCCGACGGCCATCGCCATGATCCGCCGCTTTGTGGAAGAATTTCCCGAAGAACTGGCCGGCTGGGAAAAGATCATCAACCGCAACAAAATCTGGATCGACCGCAACGAAGGCATTGGCGTCCTGACCGCCGAGGAAGCCATCGAGCTGGGCGTTACGGGCCCCAACCTGCGTGGAAGCGGCGTCGATTACGACATTCGTCGCTTCGAGCCCTATCTGAAGTACGACGAGGTGGACTTCAACATCCCCATTCGCACCGAAGGCGACAGCCTGGCCCGGTACTTCGTGCGGATGGAGGAAATGAAGGAAAGCGTGCGAATCATCCGCCAGTGCCTGGAGCGGTTGCCCGAAGGGCCCATCCGCAACGACAACGCCAAGCTGGCCTACCCCTCCAAGGAGGAGGTCTATTACTCCATGGAAGGCATGATTCACGACTTCCTCTATACCGACGTGGGCGTCTGCCCGCCCAAGGGCGCCCACAGCTACCACGCAATCGAGGCCCCCAAAGGCGAGCTGGGCTTCTATATCATCTCGGATGGCACGGGCAAACCGTGGCGCGTGCGCATCAAAGCACCCAGCTTTTCGAACCTGCAGGGCCTCGAATACATGATGGAAGGCGCCATGATCGGCGACATGGTGATCCTGATCGGGACCATCGACCCGGTCATGGGCGAAGCCGACAAGTAACGACCAACCGGAAAGCCCGATGGCTGACTTTGTCAAAAAACCGGTCGTACCGCTGCCGGAGCTGCATCCGGAGCCGCAGATTCCGGCCGACCAGCTTTTCTTCACGGAGGAAGAAAAGGCCAAGATCGCCCGCTTCAAGGAGCAGTATCTGGAGCCGGCCGGGGCCGTGATGAAAACGCTCTGGCTGGCCCAGGAAAAATTCGGCTTTCTGCCGCCGGAGGTGCT contains these protein-coding regions:
- the nuoD gene encoding NADH dehydrogenase (quinone) subunit D; this translates as MSTAPSLVGPDRHGLFNFWPRHNEAIYRRLETKHAWLEERHRPPGGDGEPDPLEHEMILNIGPQHPATHGVLRCIVKLDGEVMEKCVLDLGYLHRGLEKVAEHKTYQEFMPYTDRMDYLSPYSNNVAWCLAVEKVAGIEVPERAQWIRMIMCELARISSHLLWLGVGLMDAGAVSVFLWAFKYREEIYSIFDEVCGARFTVSHSRIGGVASDLSPTAIAMIRRFVEEFPEELAGWEKIINRNKIWIDRNEGIGVLTAEEAIELGVTGPNLRGSGVDYDIRRFEPYLKYDEVDFNIPIRTEGDSLARYFVRMEEMKESVRIIRQCLERLPEGPIRNDNAKLAYPSKEEVYYSMEGMIHDFLYTDVGVCPPKGAHSYHAIEAPKGELGFYIISDGTGKPWRVRIKAPSFSNLQGLEYMMEGAMIGDMVILIGTIDPVMGEADK